From Patescibacteria group bacterium, a single genomic window includes:
- a CDS encoding thioredoxin domain-containing protein: MKIHPRTLTITLFSLAVLGLGALAVGKSALGFIVSSQDDQQERVVQNQNVASELASDSFAQGTFSDPLITLVKPLAPLREDTPFAPTVLPTDPVLPAISSPLERGEMQEGGVEPVNIVLFCDHVVEVCRDAVKQISAYIRDDLRESASYLRPSAHLVWKDFPNPLDPASRPAALAARCAQNQGKFWEFIDKLTRDEVMNDDLRESASYLRASASKYGIIASELGLNLEEFNRCVETRATTDLVNQGMDEAQALDIDGIPALFINSYRLTGEITEKKIERLVELEF, from the coding sequence ATGAAAATACACCCGCGCACGCTCACTATTACGCTGTTCTCTCTCGCCGTCCTTGGTTTGGGAGCGCTTGCAGTTGGGAAGAGCGCGCTCGGGTTCATTGTGTCGTCTCAAGACGATCAACAAGAGAGAGTAGTCCAAAATCAAAATGTAGCGTCAGAGCTTGCCTCTGACAGTTTCGCGCAAGGCACCTTTAGCGACCCCCTCATCACGCTGGTTAAACCTTTAGCGCCTCTGCGCGAAGATACGCCGTTTGCGCCCACGGTATTGCCCACTGACCCGGTGTTGCCAGCAATATCCTCCCCCCTAGAAAGGGGGGAGATGCAAGAGGGGGGTGTCGAACCAGTCAATATCGTATTATTTTGCGACCATGTGGTTGAAGTGTGCCGCGATGCGGTGAAACAAATATCTGCGTATATCCGCGACGATCTGCGTGAATCTGCGTCTTATCTGCGACCATCTGCGCATCTGGTATGGAAAGATTTCCCGAATCCTTTAGATCCTGCCTCCCGCCCCGCCGCCCTTGCCGCCCGTTGCGCGCAAAATCAAGGTAAATTTTGGGAATTTATAGATAAATTGACCCGTGACGAAGTCATGAACGACGATCTGCGTGAATCTGCGTCTTATCTGCGAGCATCTGCGTCGAAGTATGGTATAATAGCATCAGAATTAGGGCTTAATCTTGAAGAATTCAACCGCTGTGTAGAAACCCGCGCGACCACTGATCTTGTGAATCAGGGCATGGATGAGGCGCAGGCGCTTGATATTGACGGGATACCTGCCCTGTTTATAAATTCTTACCGTTTGACGGGAGAGATTACGGAGAAAAAGATTGAGAGGTTAGTAGAGCTTGAATTTTAA
- a CDS encoding GIY-YIG nuclease family protein yields MQSYYVYIMASQKNGTLYVGVPNDLRRRVDEHKVGAVPGFTRQYHVHTLVYYEEFSDIYAAITREKQMKRWKRAWKLRLIEEVNPGWKDLSDDF; encoded by the coding sequence ATGCAGAGTTATTACGTGTACATCATGGCGAGTCAGAAAAACGGAACTTTGTACGTTGGAGTACCGAACGACCTTAGACGCAGAGTAGATGAGCATAAGGTGGGAGCGGTACCAGGATTTACCCGGCAATATCACGTACATACACTGGTGTACTATGAAGAATTTTCTGATATCTATGCGGCAATCACGAGGGAAAAACAAATGAAACGGTGGAAACGGGCGTGGAAATTGCGTTTGATTGAGGAGGTAAATCCAGGATGGAAAGATCTTTCTGATGATTTTTAG
- a CDS encoding GIY-YIG nuclease family protein — protein sequence MMQSYYVYIMASQKNGTLYIGVTNDLRRRADEHKNGLIPGFTQQYHIHLLVYYEEYTDIKIAIQREKQLKKWKRMWKLRLIEEVNPGWKDLSDDF from the coding sequence ATCATGCAGAGTTACTATGTGTACATCATGGCAAGCCAGAAAAATGGGACGTTGTACATTGGGGTAACCAACGATCTTAGACGCAGAGCAGATGAGCATAAGAATGGACTGATACCGGGATTTACCCAACAATATCACATACATTTGCTGGTCTACTATGAGGAATACACTGATATAAAAATTGCCATCCAGCGAGAGAAACAATTAAAGAAATGGAAACGTATGTGGAAATTGCGTTTGATTGAGGAGGTAAATCCAGGATGGAAAGATCTTTCTGATGATTTTTAA
- a CDS encoding ATP-binding protein, which produces MFNFLKKRSQSAKAPRPAQEANADVSRVEKTALPSEELLRAEKVYREGTVSIRDFIAPSSLRVQSDHLELGGMFVRTLFVVTYPRYVSVGWFEPIIDMSATFDVGIFFYPIEPEIILKQLRNKVGVLEAQLSADREKGAPRDPVRETALQDIEKLRDDITQGTEHFFQCALYITLYSSNIKELNRLTERVESVIGSKLVFTRRATWQAEQGFNSTLPLGIDELGVSFNMNTSPAASSFPFVSSELSSDNGVLYGINRHNNSLILFDRFSLPNANMVVFATSGAGKSYAIKLEILRSLMFGTEIIIIDPEREYQYLAQAVGGTYINISLNSDSKINPFDLPRAIGEDLKAGDIIRSAVITLKGLIRIMIGELSHQEDSLLDRAILETYAKKDITPSSDLTHAEMPVLSDLEDILRGMEGGDDVALRLKKYTEGTFAGLLNNRTNINLNNQLVVFSVRDLEDELRPMAIYTIINFIWNVVRSSIKKRILVIDEAWWLMQHEDSAKFIYALAKRCRKYYLGLTTITQDVNDFLGSPYGQAIVNNSGLQILLRQSPSAVDAVSKVFLLTQGERYLLLESGVGEGIFFAGSKHAAIKVVASYTEDQIITSDPRQLLEIEEAKRQFNQTLEQEGAPAVAAGK; this is translated from the coding sequence ATGTTCAACTTCTTAAAGAAACGATCTCAATCGGCGAAAGCGCCCCGTCCTGCGCAGGAAGCGAATGCGGATGTGTCGCGGGTTGAAAAAACAGCGCTTCCCTCCGAGGAGCTCCTGCGCGCGGAAAAGGTGTATCGCGAGGGGACCGTATCTATCCGCGATTTTATCGCGCCTTCTTCCCTCCGGGTGCAGTCAGATCATTTGGAGCTGGGGGGTATGTTTGTGCGCACGCTTTTCGTGGTGACATATCCTCGCTATGTCTCGGTGGGGTGGTTTGAGCCTATTATTGACATGAGCGCCACTTTTGACGTGGGAATATTTTTTTATCCCATAGAGCCAGAGATTATCTTAAAACAATTGAGGAACAAGGTGGGGGTGCTGGAAGCGCAGCTTTCTGCTGACAGGGAGAAAGGGGCGCCTCGCGACCCGGTGCGGGAGACTGCGCTCCAGGATATTGAAAAATTGCGGGACGATATTACGCAAGGAACGGAGCATTTCTTCCAATGCGCGCTGTATATCACCTTATACTCATCAAATATAAAGGAGCTTAACAGGCTTACGGAGAGGGTAGAAAGCGTTATCGGATCGAAGCTGGTATTTACCCGGCGCGCCACGTGGCAGGCGGAGCAGGGATTTAATTCAACGCTGCCTCTGGGAATAGACGAGCTGGGCGTCAGTTTCAATATGAATACTTCTCCTGCCGCGTCATCCTTCCCCTTCGTCTCTTCTGAACTCTCGAGCGACAATGGCGTCCTTTACGGTATCAACCGCCATAATAACTCCCTCATCCTTTTTGACCGTTTTTCGCTCCCTAATGCAAACATGGTAGTCTTCGCCACATCAGGCGCGGGCAAGTCGTATGCCATTAAGCTTGAAATCCTGCGCTCGCTCATGTTCGGCACGGAGATTATCATTATTGACCCAGAGCGAGAATACCAGTATCTGGCGCAGGCGGTGGGAGGCACCTATATCAATATCTCCCTGAATTCCGACAGCAAGATTAATCCTTTTGACCTTCCTCGCGCCATAGGAGAAGATTTGAAGGCGGGCGACATCATCCGCTCGGCGGTGATCACTTTGAAAGGGCTTATCCGGATCATGATTGGGGAGCTCTCGCATCAGGAAGATTCGCTCCTCGACCGCGCAATCCTTGAGACGTATGCGAAAAAGGATATTACCCCTTCTTCGGATCTTACTCACGCGGAGATGCCGGTGCTTTCAGACCTAGAAGACATTTTGCGCGGCATGGAGGGCGGTGATGACGTGGCGCTGCGCCTAAAAAAATACACTGAAGGCACGTTTGCGGGGCTTCTCAATAATCGCACGAACATCAATCTCAATAACCAGCTCGTGGTGTTCTCGGTGCGGGACCTCGAAGATGAACTGCGGCCCATGGCGATTTATACTATTATTAATTTCATCTGGAATGTCGTCCGTTCCTCCATTAAGAAGCGCATTCTCGTGATCGACGAGGCATGGTGGCTCATGCAGCATGAGGATTCGGCAAAATTCATCTACGCCTTGGCAAAGCGTTGCCGCAAATACTACCTGGGTTTGACCACTATTACGCAGGATGTGAACGACTTTTTAGGTTCACCCTATGGACAGGCGATTGTAAATAATTCCGGGCTCCAGATACTGCTCCGTCAATCGCCCTCTGCCGTGGATGCGGTGTCGAAAGTATTCTTGCTCACCCAGGGCGAGCGGTATCTGCTGCTCGAGAGCGGCGTGGGCGAAGGCATTTTCTTCGCGGGCAGCAAGCACGCGGCCATCAAGGTGGTTGCCTCCTATACAGAAGACCAGATCATCACCTCTGACCCGCGCCAGCTTTTGGAAATCGAGGAGGCAAAGCGCCAGTTTAACCAGACGCTGGAGCAGGAAGGAGCGCCGGCCGTTGCTGCAGGGAAGTAG
- a CDS encoding TraC family protein, with product MPFQQGVSKKKTHPPSTQRYLPIAEVREDTIILRDGSLRSVLLVSSVNFALKSPEEQAATVQGYISFLNSLSFSVQIIIQSRRFIIDTYLDDLKQREREQSNDLLRIQMADYRQFITELVSLGAIVSKRFYVVVPYNPVSDKQKSLVTRMSETFSLTKVIKMKEEKFRQYRSSLDRNVAHLKGGLQAIGLNSVELDTQSLIELLYATYNPEVVVSEKAPEIGKMEVEE from the coding sequence ATGCCTTTTCAGCAAGGTGTCAGCAAAAAAAAGACCCATCCGCCCTCCACGCAGCGGTATCTGCCCATTGCGGAGGTTCGTGAAGATACCATTATTTTAAGAGACGGGAGTTTGCGTTCCGTTCTTTTGGTATCGTCAGTAAACTTCGCGCTCAAATCCCCCGAAGAGCAGGCTGCCACCGTGCAAGGGTATATTTCATTTCTTAATTCCCTTTCCTTTTCAGTGCAAATTATCATCCAGTCGCGCCGGTTCATCATTGATACCTACCTTGACGATTTGAAACAGCGCGAACGCGAGCAGTCAAATGATCTCCTTCGCATACAGATGGCAGATTATCGGCAGTTCATCACGGAGCTGGTGAGCCTTGGCGCTATCGTATCGAAGCGGTTTTATGTCGTAGTGCCGTATAATCCGGTTTCCGACAAACAGAAAAGTTTGGTCACGCGCATGTCGGAAACTTTTTCCTTAACCAAGGTGATAAAGATGAAAGAGGAAAAGTTCCGCCAGTACCGCTCAAGCCTAGACAGGAATGTGGCGCACCTGAAAGGCGGTTTGCAGGCGATTGGCCTTAATTCGGTGGAGCTTGATACCCAGTCGCTTATAGAACTTTTGTATGCGACCTATAATCCAGAGGTGGTAGTGAGCGAAAAGGCGCCGGAGATAGGGAAGATGGAGGTGGAGGAATAA
- a CDS encoding PrgI family protein, giving the protein MDQFVVPQFIDVEDKILGPITTRQFIMMIVAGLFLVVCYKLFDISLFILVALFTFAMVGVFGFYKVNGRYFHHFLLSVFQLGMKPSLRVWNKFDAEGLEAAPQGEDLSAVLEQPHRRFSRTRLAELALEVDTGGVYEAEQEKS; this is encoded by the coding sequence ATGGATCAATTCGTCGTTCCTCAATTTATCGACGTGGAAGATAAAATCCTCGGGCCGATCACCACGCGGCAGTTCATCATGATGATCGTGGCAGGACTCTTCCTCGTCGTGTGTTATAAGCTGTTTGATATTTCCCTGTTTATCCTGGTTGCGCTTTTCACCTTTGCGATGGTAGGTGTGTTTGGGTTTTATAAGGTGAACGGTCGGTATTTCCATCATTTTCTCCTTTCCGTTTTTCAGCTCGGCATGAAGCCCTCCTTGCGGGTATGGAACAAATTTGACGCTGAAGGTCTAGAAGCGGCGCCTCAAGGCGAGGATCTCTCCGCAGTGCTTGAGCAGCCTCACCGGCGTTTTAGCCGCACGCGCCTCGCTGAACTTGCGCTTGAGGTAGATACCGGAGGGGTCTATGAGGCAGAGCAAGAAAAATCCTAA